GCCCTATGCCCCATCGTGCGGGCCAAAGATCCTCGCCCTCACACCAAACAACAGAGTATCCTCATCAGAGAACTATAGATTATAATAAACAAAACCGTGCGCGCTGCACTCgatcatatatataaatggtataaattaacaacatttttttttacataaacatATGTTTTCTAATGATTGTTTGTCAGTTAGACTGAGGAAGACGCTTAgcaagaaaattttaagaagtggaataattaaatgaagaaataagttAAGAATAAAGAGAAGttaaatttaaacacaaaaagcACCCTTGCCTGCCTTGGTCAGGGTTGGCTATATTTCGCTGATCTCACCCTCCCTACATACACCCACATCTATTGCCATGTTTTTTGCTGATCTCTTCTTTGAGTCCAGGATCCTGCAACAGTTTCTCCTCGGTGACTGCCCAACAAACGCAACGAAGAAAAAACCTTAATTAATCGCTACATACTAAACAAATAATATGTGGGTCCAGGATCATCATTTcttatattattgaaattaaaacctGGAAACTCTCTAGGATAGTTACAAAAGAGACAATAAGAGATCATAGAACACTGCTTACCCTTTGCCATAGATGTGGGTCGGGTTTCTTGTAAACCTCCACTCTGTCAATATCAGCAGGATCAGCCATTTTCCACCTGCACAATGGGTGAGGGACACGATGCCGAGCATACTCACTGACTGTTTGATTCATTGAAGAATCAAATCTTGCCCTTGACAAGTAGAACACAAAGGGCTTCTGGCATGGGTTCCTGCTAACTGGACGCGTATTGAAGGCATAAGCCGTGTAATCAGCTTTTCTATACCAATTCAAGAATGTTCTTGAAGGCATTTCTATCTCACGAGGTGAGAAAATTCCCCGGAAAATTTGAACTGCAAAGCCCCAAGAAACAGAAATGGTCCAGCCCTTTGCTTTGTCATAGCAAATAGACTGTTGCATCAGACCTGCAGAGTCAAGCTTCATTGGCACCATGAGCTGCTTGAGGGCCTCAACCCGGGTCACATTGGGAAAGATGGGCTCCACCACATCAAGGTGATGTAGCGACACCAAGGGTGTCACTGGATGCGCAGCAAGAAGCCCAAAAAGGTTCCCATACACATCATACTGATCCCCATCCATGAAGAAGAGATTCACTGTTAGAAATCAGTAACCATCTTTCATGACTAAATCAGTACTAACCCACTCCAAAAATCCATTAAAACGAGAAACACCATTATTCACCTATACAAGGATCTCCATTATGATGTTCAACACAAAAGCAACCACACATGAATTCTACaatcaaaattacaaaatcatcaaattcagaAAAACCCATCTTAATGCGTGTGAATTTTTAAGTGTGAACTAATGGAGGTGGCCAGATTTGTCCCCAGTCGGTCACACCCAGCCCCCTTGTAGGTGAAGTTTGAGCTGGCCAGCTGACCTAATGTCAATGcatttatgataaaaattgtGGGGTTGGAGGACAACAAATTGGCTTCGTCACATTGAAAAAGCGAGGCTAATCTCTTTTACATGGTAGAAAGTTTTATGCAAAGGCCGGTCAAAAACCCCCCAGCATAAGAGCACCTACGTGGGTCCCAAACCGATACCTAAGAGGCTAGATAAGGACAGCCTTAAGCTGACGACGCACCTGTGTTGGACCATCAACTCTTATCGTCTACACATACTAACAAACACAAGCAACTACTGTTCCTCCTTGTAATTTCCCAATTTCGGAAAAAAATTTACAGGGGAATCAAAGTTCTTGTCACGAATCATACCGGCCGAAATATCGGATGACCAGGAAACGAAAATCCCAAATGGAAACTATTGCAACCTCCAATTGCAGGGAAGGAATGGGAACACAGATCACCGACATGGGATCAATCCAGATTAAAAGTACCCAAatcagaaaaaaagaaaaaaaaggcataaacacccaaaataagaaaacaaactgCGAAAGGGGCTCAAAACAAAAGCACACAAACACCAGGGAGAGAAAGGGAAGAGGTCACCGCACCTGGTGGAAACCGAGTTCTTTTGTGAGAGGAACGCCGAGCTCAGCCATGCAAGCCTGCATTCGGTCATCTGAGCCGTACAATCCTGGGTATCTCTGTATGCACCTGTCTTGCATTCTCTCAAGAGCTCTGGCTAATGGGTAGCTAATTGCGAACCCGCCACCGCCGTAGGCCATACTGTAGGAGAAGTATATGTTCTGCAAATGGCTCTCCGATAAGCTGCCGATGTAGTAGTACTGGTTGTGGTCGTATTTGGCTAAGAGTCGAACCAGATTCTCGGTGATGAAAACGGTGTCGTCGTCGCCCATGACGAACCATCTCACGTCCTTCATTCTCAGCCGGAACGTTTCGGACACGATCCGCGAGATCCTAATCGCGGAAGGGTGCCCCTGCTTGTTCGTGTAGGAGAACCGCGACGTGTCGCCGGAGATCCTCACCGGCGGGAGCCCCTCGTCGCTCCGGGTCTTCACCTGATTGTCCAACCAAACTATCCCCCTCATTTCCTTCGGCTTCCACCATAGCTTGATGTAGTTCTTTCTCTGGTCCCACAGCTTCGCCGACGCCGCAATGCCGAACACGATGTGCCGCAGCTCCGTCCTCTTGTGGGCCTCCGGGATTTCCCGCCGTAGCGCCACCGTTGTCGACGTCTGGTTCCGGATCCCCTCCGCCGTAGCAGCGCCCATCGTGACGTTGGCTTCGGACGACAAAACGGTCATCAGCGGTGGCGTAATCAGGAGGTCATCGTCGCAGGCGCGAGAGGTGGATACAAGCTTCAACGTATAGACGACGTATGTCACCGAAACAAAGAGGATGAGCCACACCATCAACTTCGGCAAGGTCCGAGCCTGAGCCACAGGCACGGCAATGGGATTTCCCGATGAACCCCTCATCTGATCCCAACCCACCTTTTCCGAATCCTTCTGGTTCACTTTCATCTCTACAAATCTCTCCCAAATGCACACAATCAGCTGTTACTTGCCCAATCTTGACAAATTTCAGACGCCCAGATCCTCCAAATTCCTCTAaaaacctcaaaaaaaaaaaaaaaaaactgaaatcaaatgtgGATTCCAAGACCCAAAAAACCAACTTAAGGGTTTGAGAAATGAGTTTCAGAGGGGGTAAAGGTGTGAGAGAGAGCATGCAATGGCTGCCAGGTTGCACACTCTCCCGAATAAGGCTACActgcaaaattttcattttatatttttctttttctttttctttctttttattttttattttttttttatttttaaaattccattcttATTTGTATTCATTCTGATTATATATGGTGTAATTTCCTCACACCCACACCGGCCTTGTCCGTTGTCCAAATCCGGTCATGTCCCTTCAAACCTCAATAAGTTGACCGACGCTGCAGTTTTGAGTGTTTTgacatttcttttaaattattttttcatttttgtaggGGTTTAGAAACTTAGGATAAGACTTTTATGATTTGGTATTACTAAGATGTTTCAAAAAATCATAAGCTTAGTATTGAATCAATAAATGGTAATTTAATGTGATGAAGGAAAATAGTGCAATTAATTTACTGGTTACATTcatgaaggaaaatattattgttaaaaaaaattccatagaTGATCAACTACC
This DNA window, taken from Vitis vinifera cultivar Pinot Noir 40024 chromosome 2, ASM3070453v1, encodes the following:
- the LOC100267372 gene encoding uncharacterized protein LOC100267372, with product MKVNQKDSEKVGWDQMRGSSGNPIAVPVAQARTLPKLMVWLILFVSVTYVVYTLKLVSTSRACDDDLLITPPLMTVLSSEANVTMGAATAEGIRNQTSTTVALRREIPEAHKRTELRHIVFGIAASAKLWDQRKNYIKLWWKPKEMRGIVWLDNQVKTRSDEGLPPVRISGDTSRFSYTNKQGHPSAIRISRIVSETFRLRMKDVRWFVMGDDDTVFITENLVRLLAKYDHNQYYYIGSLSESHLQNIYFSYSMAYGGGGFAISYPLARALERMQDRCIQRYPGLYGSDDRMQACMAELGVPLTKELGFHQYDVYGNLFGLLAAHPVTPLVSLHHLDVVEPIFPNVTRVEALKQLMVPMKLDSAGLMQQSICYDKAKGWTISVSWGFAVQIFRGIFSPREIEMPSRTFLNWYRKADYTAYAFNTRPVSRNPCQKPFVFYLSRARFDSSMNQTVSEYARHRVPHPLCRWKMADPADIDRVEVYKKPDPHLWQRSPRRNCCRILDSKKRSAKNMAIDVGVCREGEISEI